The window CAGGACATGGTCGACGCCCTCGCCGCGAAGGGCATCCTCGAACCGTTCCCCATCCAGGAGCAGACGATCCCCCTCGCCCTCGACGGGCAGGACATCATCGGCCAGGCCAAGACCGGCACCGGCAAGACCTTCGGCTTCGGCCTCCCCCTCATCCAGCGTCTGGGCCTCGACCCCGAGCCGGGCGTCAAGGCGCTCGTCGTCGTGCCGACCCGCGAGCTGTGCGTGCAGGTCACGGAAGACCTCGAGATCGCCGCCGGCAACCGCCCCACGAAGATCGTGTCGATCTACGGTGGCAAGGCCTACGAGGGTCAGATCGAGCAGATCAAGGCCGGCGCGCAGATCGTCGTCGGCACCCCGGGCCGCCTCCTCGACCTCGCCGGCCAGCGACTGCTGAACCTCGGCGCGGTGAGCGAGATGGTGCTCGACGAGGCCGACAAGATGCTCGACCTCGGCTTCCTCGCCGACATCGAGAAGCTGTTCGCCCAGACCCCCGCGAACCGCCACACCATGCTCTTCTCGGCCACGATGCCCGGCCCGATCGTCGCGCTCGCGCGCCGCTTCATGAACCGGCCCATCCACATCCGCGCCACCGACCCCGACGAGGGCCTGACGCAGGCGAACATCAAGCACCTCGTCTACCGCGCCCACAACATGGACAAGGACGAGGTCATCGCCCGCATCCTGCAGGCCGAGGGCCGCGGCAAGACCGTCGTCTTCACCCGCACCAAGCGCGCCGCCGCGAAGCTGGTCGAGGAGCTCAACGACCGGGGCTTCAACGCCGCCGCCGTGCACGGCGACCTCAACCAGGAGCAGCGCGAGCGCGCGATGGCCGCCTTCAAGGCCGGCAAGAAGGACATCCTGATCGCCACCGACGTGGCCGCCCGCGGCATCGACGTCGACGACGTGACGCACGTGATCAACCACACCATCCCCGACGACGACAAGACCTACC of the Herbiconiux flava genome contains:
- a CDS encoding DEAD/DEAH box helicase; this encodes MVDALAAKGILEPFPIQEQTIPLALDGQDIIGQAKTGTGKTFGFGLPLIQRLGLDPEPGVKALVVVPTRELCVQVTEDLEIAAGNRPTKIVSIYGGKAYEGQIEQIKAGAQIVVGTPGRLLDLAGQRLLNLGAVSEMVLDEADKMLDLGFLADIEKLFAQTPANRHTMLFSATMPGPIVALARRFMNRPIHIRATDPDEGLTQANIKHLVYRAHNMDKDEVIARILQAEGRGKTVVFTRTKRAAAKLVEELNDRGFNAAAVHGDLNQEQRERAMAAFKAGKKDILIATDVAARGIDVDDVTHVINHTIPDDDKTYLHRAGRTGRAGKTGIAVTFVDWDDLHKWALINRALEFGQPEPTETYSSSPHLFSDLNIPAGTRGRLKATSRSAEAGTAPRSDRGERSGDRGGDRGSRTGERSDRGARGSDRGERGDRGPRTGTRAAQGTVSAPATEATGTESDAPVTAAVAASATAGGENAGAPRNRNRNRSRGSAPTSVLDNDTSRKLAPGSLASGTLPAAIKESSAGATESTSAGSGSEHHDGNSAPRRRSRSRRRGPRPAGE